Proteins from one Nicotiana tabacum cultivar K326 chromosome 23, ASM71507v2, whole genome shotgun sequence genomic window:
- the LOC107808157 gene encoding uncharacterized protein LOC107808157, translating to MEEKDQQPAAPKIQIYPTSTGEISPFWREKYERDAKKYWDIFYKRHQDKFFKDRHYLDKEWGQYFSGTDGKVILEVGCGAGNTIFPLLATIPNIFVHACDFSPRAVNLVKSHKDFDDARVNAFVCDPTVDDVIQHISPSSVDVVTMIFVLSAVSPEKMPLMLQNIRKVLKKDGCVLFRDYATGDLAQERLISKEQKISDNFYVRGDGTRAFYFSDEFLVNLFNENGFDSEEHILCFKQVENRSRDLVMNRRWVQAVFRVGSGKSGGKTESKVKFLGKDNDKPEIQKVALEDSANETEVDISEGMALEMFGISSPKEEILDVISRDYSFKINVLSKEYQHTCKSTGLMLWESARLMASVLATNQTIVSGKSVLELGCGCGGICSMVAAKSADLVVATDGDTKALDLLNQNVALNLQALSLASLITKKLEWGNRDDVESIKRLNDRGFDVIIGTDVTYVADAISPLFATAKELIRSGRGDKEDCTPALILCHVLRRVDEPSILSAASEFGFRLVDRWPHALTPTSTDQNIIQSWLSQGNLVACVPTTALNILYFHKS from the exons ATGGAGGAAAAGGATCAGCAGCCAGCAGCACCTAAGATACAGATATACCCCACCTCCACTGGTGAAATCTCTCCCTTTTGGCGAG AGAAGTATGAAAGAGATGCAAAGAAGTACTGGGATATCTTTTACAAGCGCCATCAAGACAAA TTCTTTAAAGACAGGCACTACCTTGACAAAGAATGGGGCCAATACTTCTCT GGGACTGACGGGAAAGTCATACTTGAG GTTGGTTGCGGGGCTGGAAATACCATCTTTCCGTTGCTTGCTACAATACCAAACATATTTGTCCATGCCTGTGATTTTTCACCTCGAGCTGTTAACTTAGTTAAG TCGCACAAGGATTTTGATGATGCTCGTGTGAATGCATTTGTCTGTGATCCAACCGTGGATGACGTAATCCAGCATATTTCTCCTTCATCAGTGGATGTTGTTACCATG ATATTTGTTCTATCTGCAGTATCCCCTGAGAAGATGCCTCTGATGTTACAGAACATCAGAAAAGTTCTGAAG AAAGATGGCTGTGTCTTATTTCGTGATTATGCAACTGGTGACCTTGCGCAG GAAAGGCTTATTTCGAAGGAACAAAAAATCAGTGATAACTTCTATGTTCGGGGTGATGGGACT CGGGCTTTCTACTTTTCTGATGAGTTCTTAGTGAATCTCTTCAATGAAAATGGTTTTGATTCTGAGGAGCACATCTTGTGTTTCAAGCAAGTGGAAAATCGGTCAAGGGATTTGGTGATGAATAG GCGTTGGGTTCAAGCTGTATTCCGTGTTGGTAGTGGCAAATCTGGAGGAAAAACTGAAAGCAAGGTGAAGTTCCTTGGTAAGGATAATGACAAGCCTGAAATACAAAAAGTTGCCCTTGAAGACTCTGCAAATGAGACTGAAGTTGATATCTCCGAGGGGATGGCTCTTGAAATGTTTGGTATTTCATCTCCCAAGGAGGAG ATTCTTGATGTCATCTCCAGAGActattctttcaagataaatgtCCTCTCAAAAGAGTATCAGCATACCTGCAAATCAACTGGTTTAATGTTATGGGAATCAGCTCGGCTTATGGCTTCTGTGCTTGCTACTAACCAGACCATTGTTTCAGGGAAAAGTGTTTTAGAGCTGGGTTGTGGATGTGGGGGCATTTGCTCTATGGTTGCTGCTAAATCTGCTGATCTTGTGGTTGCCACTGATGGAGACACAAAAGCACTTGATCTGTTAAACCAGAATGTCGCTCTGAATCTCCAAGCATTAAGTCTTGCAAGTCTAATAACAAAAAAGCTTGAGTGGGGAAATAGAGATGATGTAGAGTCCATCAAGAGGCTTAATGATAGAGGTTTCGATGTCATAATAGGCACTGATGTCACTTATGTTGCTGATGCAATCTCTCCTTTGTTTGCAACTGCAAAAGAGCTGATCCGATCTGGCAGAGGCGATAAGGAGGATTGCACACCAGCTCTAATCCTTTGTCACGTCTTACGAAGAGTTGATGAACCATCTATACTTTCAGCAGCGTCTGAATTTGGTTTCAGGTTGGTGGATAGGTGGCCTCACGCACTTACCCCAACTAGCACAGATCAGAACATTATCCAAAGCTGGCTCTCCCAAGGCAACCTTGTAGCTTGTGTTCCCACCACCGCACTGAATATTCTGTATTTCCACAAGTCGTAG